The Astyanax mexicanus isolate ESR-SI-001 chromosome 8, AstMex3_surface, whole genome shotgun sequence sequence ATCAAGCATGAAgactgttttaaaatatttggtgcatcatAGCTTTTTTTGTGCCCTGCTGTTCAAAATTCACCATTGTTTTGAGATCCTTCTTTAAATCAGAATAAAGAACTCTTGAATGAATCAGGACTACAGACTCTTtactgaaatgaaaatgaaaagcaCAAAGAGAAAAGACCAAAGAACTGCTGGGATTCAGATTTCTAACACTGTGAGCACTGTGACCTCTGTCCCTTTCATTGTCACTGAGAAGTTAGGACCAGTTTTTATTACCTAAACAGCATACTGAACcttgctctaaactgctgctgtaaaacaattaaaacatcagTTGAACCCTTGGTGTTCAAAGCATTCTGTTTCTTGTGATTCTTaaggatttttttaaatgcagcctGCTGCATTATAGTCTTATCTGCACCAGCAGGACATTTTTAACAATTTCACATCACATATTAAAGAGTCATTGATGAGATTTGTTTGTTAATACTAAAATTTGGATCTGTAAGCGGTTTGTACCACAGAAGAAATTGCTTGGCAGGAATTGTTCAGTGGTGATATCAGCCATACTTCGGTTGAGTGTAATGTCTCTAAAAGTAAGTATATCAGATGGTTATGAATACACTGTCTGATGTCTGAGACAACATTTAATCACATTGTATTAAgtcaatataaaaatgtattaaaacaatttattgtaattaaggcttacaaagcattaaaatatactaaaaaacagattattattattatttttttattattattattactattattatttaaaggtctAAAAACGTTCTCATGATGTAAAGGTTTACAAACAAGCTGGTTTAGAAAACGATAAGTCACTGAAGCTTATAGAAATGAATTGTTAGGTAATGATTGATTAGCAGGTGAACATCAGTTTGGAAACAGAAACAGAGTGAACCAGGAAGTTCAGATGGAATAACAACCTTCTTATTCACAATAAGATTTGATCTGAACTGCTGGATATTCAATTCtgagaagaggaaaaagaaagacGATTCTGACTGTGCaagaaaagacaaagagaaaaataaaggtaTGATGTTTGATCAGTGTTAGCTTTATTATATGAGTAAACAGAGTCAGATAAAGACAggtttggaaggtgtgtgttagtgagtttgTGCTTAATAAAACACTTGTTTGAATATGTTTAAAGCAGCAGGCATGTGTATGTGTTAAATGTTTGTGCTGAGTGATGTGATTTCTGCTGAAATGTGTTCaataggaggaggaggaaaatggAGTTTTCATCTCAAcaacaaaaaatcaacaaaaggAGAAGCATGGAGGGACTTCCACCTTGTTGTGAGTTTAGACAGTtcatatatacaaataaattatttttaggaCAGGACCACACTGATTTAAATTAGTCCCAGACTGTATATGTGGTACTATTGAAGGTAAACAATGCAATAATTACCACATGGGCTGAACAGATTTTAAGACTTCTGTAACCTGTCACAACATTGTGTGACAAACCTCACCTACAGGTTACCAATGAGAAAACACACATAGTCATTCAGATGACACTTTATGTCAATTCCACAGTCTGGATAGGCACATATTTTTTTAGCTTAGAAAAATCTATTAGTTACACCATGAAAATACAacttaattttttcccattttatacTTACACAGTGTCCTTTGACTCCAGCGGTCTCCTGTCTGAAAATCAGTTCCTGTGTTCTATCTGTCTGGATGTGTTCACTGATCCCGTCTCCATCccatgtggacacaacttctgTATGATCTGTATTAAAACATGCTGGGGTGACAGTCAGCAGTGTAACTGTCCATTATGTAAAGAGATATTCAACAAGAGACCAGAACTAAAGGTCAATACAACACTGAGAGAGGTGGTGGACCACTTCAAGAAGAAAAGTGTTCTAGATAAACCTGAGGTTCTCTGTGATGTCTGCACTGAAGTAAAACAGAACGCACTGAAATCCTGTCTGGATTGTGGTCTGAGTTTCTGTAAACCTCATTTAGAGCCTCATACAATTGCAAAACACAAAAGACACAAACTAATTAACCCAGTGGATAACCTGGAGGACTACATCTGCCAGAAGCACGAGAGACCGctggagctgttctgtagagaTGATCAGATGTCTGTGTGTCAGTTCTGCACTGAAACTGACCACAAGAATCACAACACTGTTCCTATAGAGGAGGTGAGTGGACAGAAGACGGTGAGACATTTTAACACTAAATAATAactcaaaatgttttataaaacatttatatttaaaaaaatttaactaaTTTCCTCTCTGCTTCCAGACACAGTTGGGGAAGACACCGCCAGAGGTGCCACAGATGATCCAAGACAGACTGAAGAAGATCAAAGAGATCAAACACTCAGTAGAGATTAGAAAAGTGGGTGAAACATCATGTATGTTCTAGTAATTTCAATCTGAAGTTTTGATTTTGTAGAATGATGTAAAATTATTAAGTATGATTTGATGAAAGTTAAAATTGTTCCTCCATCAGAGAAACACTGAGAAGGAGATTTCAGACAGTGTTGAAGTCTTCACTGCTCTGATTCGCTCCATTGAGAGAAGTCAGGCTGAGCtgcttgaggtgatggaggagaagcagaaagcagcagagaggcaggctGAAGAGTTCATTAAAGATctggagcaggaaatcactgagctaaagaggagagacactgagctggagcagctctcACACACTGAGGATCACCTCCACCTCCTACAGGTCAGTGTTCCTCTATCTGCTCAATGGTAATGCAGCACATCTCACAACAACACTGTCCATGCTGAGgatctctcctctctcctgctggaCTGTAGATTTACCCATCCCTGTGCAGACCCCCACACACCACCAACTGGACTGATATCAGTGTTGATCCTCATCTGAGTGTAGAGACTGTGAGGAACACTCTGTCTCAACTTCAGAAGAGTCTGAATAAAGAGCTCTCTAAAACTCTTAAGGAGATTGAAGAATCAGGTGAGAATTCCCTGaatattttgtattgtttgttttagttacatttatattattgaaatataatgaatattattattatttttaattattttaatcagaACTGAAGAGGATTCAGCAGTATGCAGGTATTGTATTgctgtattttattctttaatgatatttaaatgcatttaacatAATGCAGTCATTGTTATGCCACTGCTCATTACTATAAACTTCATATCGTTTTGATAGTTCTAATATTTTAGTACTTGTATATTTTATTCTACATACTCTTACTCATGCTCATATTAGACactgtgtgtttctctcagtggaTGTAATTCTGGATCCTGATACAGCTCATCCCTATCTGATTCTGTCTGATGATGGAAAACAAGTAAAAGAtggagacaaaaaaataaatcttcctGACAACCCAAAGAGATTCACCAGATACATCATGATCCTGGGAAAGGAGGGATTCTCCTCAGGAAGATTTTATTATGAGGTGCTGGTCAGAGGGAAGACTGCATGGGAATTAGGAGTTGCCAGAGAGTCCATTAACAGGAAGGGGGAGATT is a genomic window containing:
- the LOC111194367 gene encoding zinc-binding protein A33-like isoform X1, whose protein sequence is MEFSSQQQKINKRRSMEGLPPCLSFDSSGLLSENQFLCSICLDVFTDPVSIPCGHNFCMICIKTCWGDSQQCNCPLCKEIFNKRPELKVNTTLREVVDHFKKKSVLDKPEVLCDVCTEVKQNALKSCLDCGLSFCKPHLEPHTIAKHKRHKLINPVDNLEDYICQKHERPLELFCRDDQMSVCQFCTETDHKNHNTVPIEEVSGQKTTQLGKTPPEVPQMIQDRLKKIKEIKHSVEIRKRNTEKEISDSVEVFTALIRSIERSQAELLEVMEEKQKAAERQAEEFIKDLEQEITELKRRDTELEQLSHTEDHLHLLQIYPSLCRPPHTTNWTDISVDPHLSVETVRNTLSQLQKSLNKELSKTLKEIEESELKRIQQYAVDVILDPDTAHPYLILSDDGKQVKDGDKKINLPDNPKRFTRYIMILGKEGFSSGRFYYEVLVRGKTAWELGVARESINRKGEIRLDTKNGFWTVFLSNGNDYYAGADTPVSLSLKEKPQKVGVFVDYEEGLVSFYDVEARSHIFSFTGQSFTEKLYPYFNPMPNDRGKNSAPLIISPVSNTE
- the LOC111194367 gene encoding E3 ubiquitin-protein ligase TRIM39-like isoform X2; this translates as MEFSSQQQKINKRRSMEGLPPCLSFDSSGLLSENQFLCSICLDVFTDPVSIPCGHNFCMICIKTCWGDSQQCNCPLCKEIFNKRPELKVNTTLREVVDHFKKKSVLDKPEVLCDVCTEVKQNALKSCLDCGLSFCKPHLEPHTIAKHKRHKLINPVDNLEDYICQKHERPLELFCRDDQMSVCQFCTETDHKNHNTVPIEETQLGKTPPEVPQMIQDRLKKIKEIKHSVEIRKRNTEKEISDSVEVFTALIRSIERSQAELLEVMEEKQKAAERQAEEFIKDLEQEITELKRRDTELEQLSHTEDHLHLLQIYPSLCRPPHTTNWTDISVDPHLSVETVRNTLSQLQKSLNKELSKTLKEIEESELKRIQQYAVDVILDPDTAHPYLILSDDGKQVKDGDKKINLPDNPKRFTRYIMILGKEGFSSGRFYYEVLVRGKTAWELGVARESINRKGEIRLDTKNGFWTVFLSNGNDYYAGADTPVSLSLKEKPQKVGVFVDYEEGLVSFYDVEARSHIFSFTGQSFTEKLYPYFNPMPNDRGKNSAPLIISPVSNTE